In Spinacia oleracea cultivar Varoflay chromosome 5, BTI_SOV_V1, whole genome shotgun sequence, a single window of DNA contains:
- the LOC110799428 gene encoding uncharacterized protein, which produces MHADQATDPSLNPNSAYFLSNNDVNVSKLVSIVFDGKCFNDWKRSMVIALSARNKLCFVDGSLMISWILASLEPSIARSVLYLKTAREIWLDLEDRLCQSSGSQLFSIQLKLYNLNQDDDEEISSFFTKIKLMWDQLDGLDPLTSCSCTSCCCTLIQKLLKSQQNQRLIQFLMKLNSKYEHPKSIILMMNPLPTISKAYGLLLQHDQQREVQNNRGHMNSESIVFTAMKFIDNKYSSSSNSQNTYSGGQSRNNTRNNLFCEHCRMKNHTFDKCWKLHRYPKDFKGKGKRVAAAVQMEETYAIEKSAQEETSLVHATFTEEQYNQLMKHLNTYQDHSKKRHTVLAKLNKGLYSLNENLMGSVCKSTSNNFALSSACFTSIEEAKLWLLRLGHVSFGKIKNIKGIDVKGCLAECFCQIFPLAKQSKFPFSFLTVVDDYTRMTWTHLMKSKTDSVQIMTQFLSYVENQFGTSIKTIRSNNAPDLTEGEMKQLLLRKCVLHQKSCSHTPQQNDVVERKHKHLLETARAL; this is translated from the exons ATGCATGCTGATCAAGCAACTGATCCTTCTCTCAATCCTAATTCCGCATATTTTCTTAGCAACAATGATGTTAATGTTTCAAAATTAGTAAGCATAGTCTTTGATGGAAAGTGTTTCAATGACTGGAAACGCTCCATGGTTATTGCATTATCAGCTAGAAATAAGCTTTGCTTCGTTGATGGATCATTAA TGATTTCTTGGATTCTGGCATCTCTCGAGCCTTCAATTGCAAGAAGTGTTTTGTATTTGAAAACAGCAAGGGAAATATGGCTTGATTTGGAAGACAGGTTATGTCAATCTTCTGGATCTCAGTTGTTTTCCATCCAATTAAAGTTATATAATCTTAATCAAGATGATGATGAGGAGATATCAAGTTTCTTTACTAAAATCAAGCTGATGTGGGATCAACTTGATGGCCTAGATCCCTTGACTTCTTGTTCTTGCACTAGCTGTTGCTGCACACTTATTCAGAAACTACTTAAGTCTCAGCAGAATCAAAGGTTGATTCAGTTCTTGATGAAACTCAATTCGAAATATGAGCATCCTAAGAGCATAATTCTCATGATGAATCCTCTACCAACTATTTCGAAAGCATATGGTCTGTTGCTTCAACATGATCAACAAAGAGAGGTGCAGAATAATAGAGGCCATATGAATTCAGAGTCAATTGTGTTCACTGCCATGAAATTTATTGACAACAAGTACAGTTCCAGTTCTAACAGTCAAAACACATATTCTGGAGGACAATCAAGGAACAATACTAGAAACAACTTGTTTTGTGAGCACTGTAGGATGAAAAACCATACATTTGATAAGTGTTGGAAGCTGCATAGGTATCCCAAGGATTTTAAAGGTAAAGGTAAAAGAGTTGCAGCAGCtgttcaaatggaagaaacctATGCTATTGAGAAATCAGCACAAGAAGAAACTAGTCTTGTTCATGCCACATTCACTGAGGAGCAATACAATCAATTGATGAAGCATCTCAATACTTATCAG GACCATTCCAAGAAAAGGCATACTGTGCTTGCTAAGTTGAACAAAGGTCTTTACAGTTTGAATGAGAACCTCATGGGATCTGTCTGCAAGTCTACCTCAAATAATTTTGCATTGTCAAGTGCTTGCTTCACTTCTATTGAAGAAGCTAAACTGTGGCTTCTTAGACTAGGACATGTTTCttttggaaaaataaagaacatcAAAGGGATTGATGTTAAGGGATGTTTAGCAGAGTGTTTCTGTCAGATTTTCCCTCTTGCTAAGCAATCTAAATTTCCATTTTCA TTTCTCACCGTTGTAGATGACTACACAAGAATGACATGGACACATTTAATGAAAAGCAAAACTGATTCTGTACAGATTATGACTCAATTTTTGTCCTATGTTGAAAATCAGTTTGGAACTTCTATCAAAACCATTAGGTCAAATAACGCTCCTGATCTGACAGAAGGAGAAATGAAACAATTACTActtagaaaatgtgttttacATCAAAAGAGTTGTAGTCATACACCACAACAAAATGATGTTGTGGAGAGAAAACACAAACACCTACTAGAAACTGCCAGGGCTTTGTAG